DNA sequence from the Penicillium psychrofluorescens genome assembly, chromosome: 3 genome:
TGTTACTTTCCAGCTGTTAGTTTGAGGCTGACGTCGGTGTGATCAAGAGCGCATACCGCACGGCATATCGAACCGAATGGGTTGCATGGAGCGCGGTTTGGCTGCGCTTGGCTTCAAGCCTTCGATCTCCTTTCGGATCTGGGCTTCGATGTCGCCATCATCTGAGTCGGtgtcctcctccttctcggcggcaGGCGCATTGGCTTCCATGTACTAGATCATGGGCAGATTAGTTTGATGACGAGATGGACAATGGGTCCACCCGGTACCTGCGAGAAGACATCCTGCGTCTCGGCGATACATTTGCCTTCTTTGCCGATGTCGCAGGTGACAAACACGCCCCAGTCACCGCTCTCTAGCGAGGGTCCCTTGCTCTGCTGGTATTTCCGACCTCCCTATTCCACTGGTCAGTGCCCGATCCGGGAGGGGAGGGGCAGCTCTGACCGAcctttttccctttggaCTGGCTCGACCTGTCTGGCATTATGTGTTTCCCGACACCTCTGTGGATACAGTATTGGGCGAGCACAGGTGGGGAGCGAAAATATCGCGAGAAATCAACCGGGTTTAGCGCAGTCGGTGGAGCAAAGCCGTGGGATGGCCCGAAACAAGCTTATCCGATCGCCGGGCGATCCAGCGGTCGGGTGTCCCTCGACTATTGACTCCTCCGATTGAGCACTGTTTCCAGAGTAGTGACATCTTGTATACCTGTGTCGAGCGGAGAATAACATTGTTtacatccatccatcaacTACCACTTACCAGCACTCGGTGAGATGGACGAGACCGTCGTGTAATGACATCACGGCCCAATGATGACGTCGGCCACCAGTATTATTGGTATTATTGTCCCACTTGGAGCACGATCAGGGAGAAAAACCccccgccatctccctcattcacctctccatcctcatACCCCTCCTAACTGCTATCATGGTGTCCTCCGACATCGCGACCCGGGAGCTCGAGAACCCCATTGATGTGGCCGAGTATCTGTTTCGGCGCCTGCACGAGGTGGGCGTCCGATCCGTGCACGGGGTTCCGGGAGACTACAACCTCGCGGCCTTGGATTACGTGCCCAAGTGCGGGCTGAACTGGGTGGGCAACTGCAACGAGCTCAATGCCGGTAGGTCCCGGGACACGCGAATGGCGAATCCCAATGATTGACTCGGGGGGAATAGGCTACGCCGCCGATGGCTATGCACGCGTCAAGGGCATCAGCGCTCTGGTCACTACCTTTGGCGTGGGAGAGCTGTCGGCCCTCAATGCCATCGCTGGTGCATACTCTGAATTCGTCCCCATCGTCCACATCGTGGGCCAGCCGAACACCAAGTCGCAGCGCGATGGCATGCTGCTGCACCATACCCTGGGCAACGGCGATTTCAATGTTTTCACCAGAATGAGCGAGGATATCTCGTGCTATGTGGCCCGTCTGAACGACCCCCTCGACGCCGCAACTCTGATCGACAGTGCCATCCGCCAATGCTGGATCCGCAGCCGTCCGGTCTATGTGGCCCTCCCGACCGACATTGTGAACGCCAAGGTGAACGGCGATCGTCTGAAGAAGCCCATTGATTTGTCGCTGCCTGAGAACAATcccgagaaggaagactACGTGGTGGAGGTCGTGTTGAAGTATCTCCGGGCCGCCAAGAATCCCGTGATTCTGGTCGACGCCTGCGCGATTCGGCATCGCACTCTGGAGGAGGTGCATGACTTGGTGGAAGCTTCGGGCCTGCCTACGTTTGTGACCCCCATGGGCAAGGGGGCGGTGGATGAGACGCACAAGAATTTCGGGGGTGTCTACGCTGGCAACGGGTCCAACCCGGGCGTGGGCGAGGTGGTTGAGTCCTCGGATCTGGTCCTCAGCATCGGCGCAATCAAGTCCGATTTCAATACGTCTGGATTCACCTACCGCATCGGACAACTCAACACCATTGATTTCCACAGCACCTACGTGCGGGTGCGTTATTCCGAGTATCCGGACACCAACATGAAGGGCGTTCTGCGGAAGATCATCCAGCGCATGGGTACCCTCAGCCCAGCCTCTGTGCCTCAAGTCAACAACCGACTGCCCGACAGTGAGCTCAAATCCTCCGACCAGACCATCACCCATGCCTGGCTGTGGCCGACAGTGGGCCAGTGGCTGAAGCCCCACGATATCGTGCTTACCGAAACCGGTACCGCTAACTTTGGCATCTGGGACACTCGATTCCCCGCCCAGGTGACTGCCATCAGCCAGGTCCTCTGGGGCAGCATTGGGTACTCGCTCGGATCCTGCCAGGGCGCTgccatggccgccaaggaACAGGGCAATCGCCggaccatcctcttcatTGGCGACGGCAGCACTCAGTTGACCGTGCAGGAGCTGAGCACGATGCTCAGTAACAAGTTGAACCCCATTATGTAAGTTCTGCTATATGACCTTCTCGGGGCATTGACTGACAAGCTGCGCTTTAGCTTCGTGATCTGCAACGAAGGATACACGATTGAACGGTACATCCATGGATGGGATGCGAGTTACAACGACATCCAGCCCTGGGACTACTTCAACATCCCCAAGGTCTTCGGGGCCAAGGAAGGCTATAAGGGATACCGCATCAAGACTCGGGATGAGCTCACCAAACTGTTTGCAGATCAGGCTTTCTGCCACCATGATAGTCTCCAGGTATGTGTTTGCTCTTTGCCCGCGTCCAAGGGAAATGAAAGGTGCTAATATATTGTTGACAGTTGGTTGAGCTGTACATGCCTCGCGAGGACGCACCAGCCGCTCTCAAATTGACCGCCGAGGCTGCAGCTACACTGAACAAGTAAGCCTGTTCATCGTGCACTGTCATGAGGTGCCCATCTCCGAGGATCGCAGCACGGCGGGCTCTCATTCACCACGACGATCTACACCTCCCTCCAATTTAATTTGACTCGATCATCTCCATTCTTGTCTAGTCTAGCTTTGCAAAACAATAAAATAATGGTCCCAATTCCTGAAATCTAGCTTTTCTTACCTGACCCGCTCGATAACCTTCTGAGGTTGTCTCAGTTAGTTGCTGCCTGTAGAGAGCACTGCCCCCCTCCCCACTCTCGACGCCGGAACCAGTACTTAGTTCTCAAAACAACTATGAGCCACGTATGACAACCCGAGGACACCAAAGAAGATACCATGGGTTTATTCGATGATCTCGTGAACGACATCGCGTTTGGGCCGCACCAGCGGAAAGTGAAGAGCTACTTGAACGTGACTATTCCAGGTTAGTCCCATCTCTTTTTGATCTTTGTTTAACTAGAATTGGCATCTTACTGGGTTTCAGACACTGTCCGTGATGATATGCAACAACAACTCACAGCAAGATTGAGTATCGGAAATGATTATTTCAAGAGAGTGTTTGTACCCGTTGTGTGGAAGATCCACCGCGATGGTCTTGTCAGTACCATCATCCATTCCATGCGGAACATGTTGTTATCGTCTAACGACAGCTCAGGTTGGAACGAGGAAAGTTTCTAAAAACAGATACAGAGTCTTCACCCGGATGTGATCTCCTCGACCGCAATTCATTCCCATTCCAATTCCCACCCGATCCTGCCAACGACCGGATCGAGTTCGATGCCTTCCACTTCGCAATGACACTACTCGTTGCCCGCGGCACAGATTGAAGCCCTCGACGCTGCTTCGAGAAATGATCTCGACCGACGAACGCACACCACCTGCAGGGGCCATCGCTGCGAAGAAAGGAAATGAGGTCGTTCGGAAACCCTACAGGATCGGAGAAGGGCATAAATCTCTGCATATCGATCCCATGGCGAAGGTAGCTACCCTGACGGGAGGCTGGAAAGTCGGGTATCAATGTCTAGACAGTGAAACAACAATCTGTAACAGGGGCTGGCAGCTCTCCCCCTTCATGTCGATCGCCTCGATGTCTTCCGGGTCTCTGGAGGGATTGTCCCTGAACAGTACACCACGAACATCCCCGATCTCTTGCGATACCAACAAGACCCCCGCCAACTCCGTGGTCCCGAGCTTCAGGCACGATCCAGGGCTGGGGCCAACCACGTGACAGCTCAGCTGTGGCTCGACCCAAACAATCCACCCCGTTGGTCAGGGAATCAATCAATCTGCGCTTCGTCTCGGATCCAAATCCAATCAACAATCGTGGACCAAACCAAATCGACGGTGAACTCCTGGTCCCGAATAAACACACACACATAACATCTCTCTCTGGTATGTCGCTGCCCGTGGCCCAAGTCCAAACTATTCTCCGACGCAAGGGAGTCCGTGCCTAGAATCCTCGGCGCCTGATCGCTTTGACTTGCTCGGATTCGTCGATCTGAGGGGGATCGCCCTGCCGTCTCACCTCGTCCTTCCCTCCCACTTCTCTCCGCTTCCTCTCTGCTGTGCAGGCCGCTGACCTCGACATTCTCCCCCCCAGTTCTGGCATTTCCCGACTTTGTGTCGAGGCCCTGCTCTTATCAGCGTGCTCTCCGCTTTCCTCACCGTGCCGCCTCCCTCTGCCCTGGCGTCGCACGCGTCCCAGCGAACAAACCATACCTTCAAACACCCCTGGACGACGAGTGCTGCGGAGCGATAAGCTTGTTTCTTGAGTTCGTCCTGGTCGCAACGCTTTTCGCTGGCCTTCAACGATGGTCCCTGCTTGGCGCTAAGTCAATCTACGATGCGAGCGCGCGGGACGGCGCCTTGATTTCTGTTTCGCCAGTGGTTGGGTTACCGATATCCACGTTCCAAGCGCGCCTGTCTACCTACCAAAGCTGGACCTTTGGAGGCGGATCGACGATGTGGTAACGTGGATATACCCTGACTGCTGCTCTTCAACAAGGTCCTCCCTGCACAGTGTGTATACGGACGACACCTGAGCGTTGGTCGCCATGGAAAACCGACAATACATCCCAGGGCCCCCGCCCTCCGGGATGCAACAATCGGGCCCGCCACATCCTATGAACAtaccaccacctcct
Encoded proteins:
- a CDS encoding uncharacterized protein (ID:PFLUO_004623-T1.cds;~source:funannotate), producing the protein MVSSDIATRELENPIDVAEYLFRRLHEVGVRSVHGVPGDYNLAALDYVPKCGLNWVGNCNELNAGYAADGYARVKGISALVTTFGVGELSALNAIAGAYSEFVPIVHIVGQPNTKSQRDGMLLHHTLGNGDFNVFTRMSEDISCYVARLNDPLDAATLIDSAIRQCWIRSRPVYVALPTDIVNAKVNGDRLKKPIDLSLPENNPEKEDYVVEVVLKYLRAAKNPVILVDACAIRHRTLEEVHDLVEASGLPTFVTPMGKGAVDETHKNFGGVYAGNGSNPGVGEVVESSDLVLSIGAIKSDFNTSGFTYRIGQLNTIDFHSTYVRVRYSEYPDTNMKGVLRKIIQRMGTLSPASVPQVNNRLPDSELKSSDQTITHAWLWPTVGQWLKPHDIVLTETGTANFGIWDTRFPAQVTAISQVLWGSIGYSLGSCQGAAMAAKEQGNRRTILFIGDGSTQLTVQELSTMLSNKLNPIIFVICNEGYTIERYIHGWDASYNDIQPWDYFNIPKVFGAKEGYKGYRIKTRDELTKLFADQAFCHHDSLQLVELYMPREDAPAALKLTAEAAATLNK